In one Dehalogenimonas formicexedens genomic region, the following are encoded:
- a CDS encoding radical SAM protein, with protein MNQQSTRIDNESHASDKSLRVYHVVYEPTFKSIIFHHWTECNLKCLGCYCKVEKLDFSLLPDWQARVATNPPEKPPEKLLSLDEALAMTDALDIERAIFIGVEPSLDPGMPVLAREMKQRHKTYNILFTNGVFLTDISSIDEIIFSIKAVSPERYHEYTAGDNRKSLANFRKIYQMGKKLQAEITLIPGVIDADEIEKVAEFIASVDPDIPLRITGFIQLSGMKFRAPSGAEVEAAAALAKKHLKKVNYLSGEMPRVGEPPIRLF; from the coding sequence ATGAACCAGCAATCGACACGCATCGATAATGAATCACACGCTAGCGATAAGTCGCTCCGCGTCTATCACGTCGTTTATGAACCCACCTTCAAATCAATCATCTTTCATCACTGGACAGAGTGCAACCTGAAATGCCTTGGCTGCTACTGCAAAGTCGAAAAGCTTGATTTTTCGCTGCTGCCGGACTGGCAAGCCCGGGTCGCCACCAACCCGCCGGAAAAACCGCCGGAGAAATTACTCTCTCTCGACGAAGCGCTGGCAATGACCGATGCTCTTGATATCGAACGGGCAATATTTATTGGCGTCGAACCCAGCCTTGATCCGGGCATGCCGGTACTGGCCAGGGAAATGAAACAGCGGCACAAGACTTACAATATCCTGTTTACCAACGGTGTTTTTCTGACCGATATTTCTAGCATCGACGAGATCATCTTCAGTATCAAGGCGGTTAGCCCCGAACGCTACCACGAATACACCGCCGGTGATAACCGGAAGTCTTTAGCCAACTTCCGGAAAATCTACCAGATGGGAAAGAAACTCCAGGCAGAGATAACGCTCATCCCCGGAGTCATAGATGCGGACGAGATCGAAAAAGTAGCCGAATTTATCGCTTCCGTCGATCCCGATATCCCGCTGCGCATCACCGGTTTTATCCAGCTTTCCGGCATGAAATTCAGGGCGCCCAGCGGCGCCGAGGTCGAAGCCGCAGCCGCCTTGGCCAAGAAACACCTGAAGAAAGTGAATTACCTTTCTGGCGAGATGCCGCGGGTAGGTGAACCTCCAATAAGATTGTTTTAG
- a CDS encoding B12-binding domain-containing radical SAM protein produces the protein MRVLLVNPRSEVNPRFKTYAVFPNGILFLAAVLERAGHQVRVYDNVVDSRNPADFADFNPELIGYSVLTGPDITQAIIQSKEFKTLYPKAKIVWGNVHPSCTPEQTMAEDFIDYVIIGAGETAILELIAFLEKGSPTPDKIAGLAYRDNGHIKINERASELKNLDELPDPAWHLIDVPKYWQVSLNTSRGCPFRCTFCYNAAFHTGYRGDFSAERIISQVQYLQKTYGVKFIRFFEDNFTFNRKRLHRFCELVLEKKIKLKWDCESRTDLSEKDIDLMAKAGCVSVGIGVETGSKRLLEFLKKDYNQGDMLKSFWNLVRHHILPRIYIMEAVPTETLEDFKATKDLLHTMGDTPYFYMRFVPYPGTPIYYYCIEQGLIEEPLSLADWPHFSFNMATKGNLSQVPTEVVTESFAEYARTYGPRRVRFMWRYNKGFFLSLIKNPPQFFGAVKELIKNTLPVMFNKNSSSPEIKVEDIRTKKLAETHTGGKS, from the coding sequence ATGAGAGTATTACTGGTCAATCCCCGCTCCGAGGTCAATCCCCGCTTCAAGACCTATGCCGTTTTTCCCAACGGGATTCTATTTCTGGCGGCGGTTCTGGAGCGTGCCGGACATCAGGTCAGGGTCTACGATAACGTCGTCGACAGCAGAAACCCTGCCGATTTTGCCGATTTCAATCCGGAGCTCATCGGTTATTCGGTGCTCACCGGCCCGGACATTACCCAGGCCATAATCCAGTCAAAAGAATTCAAAACGTTATATCCCAAAGCCAAGATCGTCTGGGGCAATGTCCATCCCTCCTGCACCCCGGAGCAGACCATGGCCGAGGATTTCATAGATTATGTCATCATCGGCGCTGGGGAAACCGCCATTCTGGAACTTATCGCATTCCTTGAGAAGGGTAGCCCGACGCCGGACAAAATTGCCGGCCTGGCGTATCGCGACAACGGTCACATCAAGATCAACGAGCGGGCCTCTGAGCTCAAAAACCTCGACGAACTGCCTGACCCAGCCTGGCACCTGATCGACGTGCCTAAGTACTGGCAGGTCTCGCTGAACACCTCCCGGGGCTGCCCCTTCCGCTGCACCTTCTGCTATAACGCCGCCTTCCATACAGGCTATCGGGGTGATTTTTCGGCGGAGCGTATCATCTCACAGGTTCAGTATTTGCAAAAAACCTACGGAGTGAAATTCATCCGTTTCTTCGAGGACAATTTCACCTTCAACCGCAAGCGGCTCCATCGTTTCTGCGAACTCGTCCTTGAGAAAAAGATCAAACTCAAATGGGACTGCGAATCTCGTACCGATTTATCCGAAAAAGATATCGACCTCATGGCTAAAGCGGGCTGCGTCTCGGTTGGTATTGGAGTCGAAACCGGCTCGAAACGTCTCCTTGAGTTCTTAAAGAAGGACTACAATCAGGGTGATATGCTGAAAAGCTTCTGGAACCTGGTCAGGCACCACATCCTGCCCCGCATCTACATTATGGAAGCGGTACCGACAGAGACCCTTGAGGACTTCAAAGCCACCAAGGACCTGTTGCACACCATGGGCGATACGCCCTATTTCTACATGCGTTTTGTACCCTACCCCGGGACCCCGATCTATTACTACTGTATCGAACAGGGATTGATCGAGGAACCCCTTTCGCTGGCGGACTGGCCCCATTTTTCGTTCAACATGGCCACCAAGGGTAATCTATCACAGGTGCCCACCGAGGTAGTCACCGAGTCATTCGCCGAGTATGCTAGGACCTACGGGCCCCGGCGGGTACGTTTCATGTGGCGATACAATAAGGGCTTTTTCCTGTCCCTGATAAAAAATCCCCCGCAGTTCTTCGGCGCGGTCAAGGAACTGATCAAGAACACCCTGCCGGTGATGTTCAACAAGAACTCAAGTTCCCCGGAGATCAAGGTCGAGGATATCCGCACCAAGAAACTGGCGGAGACCCACACCGGAGGCAAATCGTAG
- a CDS encoding adenosylcobalamin-dependent ribonucleoside-diphosphate reductase: MVKVRSGAKLTSNALRVLEKRYLRRDESGEIIETPDEMFRRVANAVAAIEASYDKAAAIGQISDDFYQAMANLEFLPNSLTLLNAGEPNGQLASCFVLPTEDSLEATFETVKYTALIHKAGGGTGFNFSKVRPKNDRVGGRLGVSAGPVGLIDVIATAADYIRQGGVRRGCNSVVLNVDHPDILEFIKAKNDPNALTNFYISVAVSDDFMARVKAGADYSLINPRNGQAVGTLNAKKVFERIVDQAWHTGDPGFIFLDRINRDNPTPQLGTIDMITGCGEQALLPYESCPLGSINLSRMLKNERGTLSIDYDKIQRMVELGVRFLDNVIDASSYPDPIIEKATKRTRRIGLGVMGFADLLFQLGNPYNSESAETIATDIMGFIQKQAHEASHRLAQKRGSFPGFTGSVFDFPGAPPRRNAACTTVAPTGTLSIIAGCSCGIEPLFSVAFVRHMLDGERLLEVNPYFEKAVRESDAWTADLLERLVRCNHLHEQADVPESIRNIFVTAHQVSPEWHVRIQSAFQKNIDAAVSKTVNFPNSATRDEIARVFFLAHESGLKGITIYRDGSRELQPQCTGEFGLCLVGQYCEINP; the protein is encoded by the coding sequence GTGGTCAAAGTGCGATCAGGGGCAAAACTCACCTCCAACGCGTTAAGGGTTCTGGAGAAACGTTATCTCCGGCGCGATGAATCGGGCGAGATTATCGAAACGCCGGATGAAATGTTTCGGAGGGTAGCCAACGCTGTCGCCGCGATCGAGGCATCTTACGATAAAGCTGCCGCAATCGGTCAAATCAGTGATGATTTCTACCAGGCCATGGCCAACCTGGAATTCCTGCCTAACTCGCTGACACTGCTGAATGCCGGAGAGCCAAACGGGCAACTGGCCTCATGTTTTGTGCTGCCCACTGAAGACTCGCTGGAAGCCACCTTCGAAACTGTCAAATACACCGCCCTCATCCATAAAGCCGGTGGAGGCACGGGCTTCAATTTCTCCAAAGTCCGGCCAAAGAACGACCGGGTCGGCGGCAGGCTTGGTGTATCCGCCGGGCCGGTTGGCCTGATCGATGTTATCGCGACGGCAGCCGATTACATCCGCCAGGGTGGGGTGAGGCGGGGTTGCAATTCGGTGGTGCTGAATGTCGATCACCCGGACATCCTTGAATTTATAAAAGCTAAAAATGATCCCAACGCCCTGACTAATTTTTACATTTCGGTGGCAGTCAGCGACGACTTTATGGCCAGAGTCAAGGCCGGAGCCGACTATTCGCTGATCAATCCCAGGAACGGCCAGGCTGTCGGAACCCTCAACGCCAAAAAGGTTTTTGAACGGATCGTCGACCAGGCGTGGCATACGGGTGACCCGGGCTTCATCTTTCTTGACAGGATAAATCGCGATAACCCCACTCCGCAACTTGGCACCATCGACATGATCACCGGTTGCGGCGAACAAGCCCTGTTGCCGTACGAATCTTGCCCGCTGGGGTCGATCAACCTTTCCAGAATGCTGAAGAACGAGCGCGGAACTCTCAGCATCGACTACGATAAGATTCAGCGAATGGTAGAACTTGGAGTGCGGTTCCTGGATAACGTGATAGACGCATCCTCTTACCCTGATCCGATCATCGAAAAGGCGACAAAACGCACGCGGCGCATCGGATTGGGCGTCATGGGGTTTGCCGACCTGCTCTTCCAGCTGGGCAACCCATACAACTCTGAGTCTGCTGAAACAATTGCCACTGATATCATGGGATTCATTCAAAAGCAGGCTCATGAAGCCTCCCATCGATTAGCGCAAAAACGAGGCTCATTCCCGGGATTCACAGGCAGCGTTTTTGACTTCCCGGGCGCCCCCCCGAGGCGCAACGCCGCCTGTACCACCGTCGCGCCAACCGGGACGCTTTCGATTATCGCGGGGTGTTCCTGCGGCATCGAGCCTCTTTTTTCGGTAGCCTTCGTCCGGCACATGCTCGACGGTGAGCGGCTGCTGGAAGTCAACCCGTACTTCGAGAAAGCCGTCAGGGAAAGCGACGCCTGGACAGCCGATTTGTTGGAACGGCTGGTTCGTTGTAATCATCTGCACGAGCAGGCGGATGTTCCGGAATCCATTCGCAATATTTTCGTAACGGCGCACCAGGTATCGCCGGAATGGCACGTCCGTATCCAGTCCGCCTTCCAAAAGAACATCGATGCCGCGGTTTCGAAGACGGTGAACTTTCCAAACAGCGCTACCCGGGATGAGATAGCCAGGGTATTCTTTTTAGCCCATGAATCCGGGCTTAAAGGGATTACCATCTACCGAGACGGCTCCCGTGAACTTCAACCCCAGTGCACCGGCGAGTTCGGTTTGTGCCTGGTTGGCCAATACTGTGAGATCAATCCCTGA
- a CDS encoding diphthine--ammonia ligase, with protein MTNNENPTVPEKVFVSWSGGKDSSLACYRAKESGLDVCYLASMLTKNTGRLFPHYVTVDVLRGQAAAIGIPLFEQWIEIPKDISHDVRLNDYDVKYSEMLRQLKDKGITGGVFGDVSRGNKFAQMHWNRVEDFCRPVGIKPYRPLWDQDREEMLRNTLDLGFKPMIIVADTEMGPSMLGKVLTHDILDQFKERYENLPDESARIYYHTFVVDGPIFKKRLEITESDKITAGPISYLDIKKFELV; from the coding sequence ATGACAAATAATGAGAACCCTACTGTCCCTGAAAAAGTTTTTGTTTCCTGGAGCGGCGGCAAAGATTCCAGTCTGGCCTGCTACAGGGCGAAAGAATCCGGGCTGGATGTCTGCTATCTTGCGTCGATGCTGACAAAAAATACCGGGCGTTTGTTTCCCCATTATGTTACCGTTGACGTTTTGAGAGGCCAGGCGGCGGCGATTGGAATTCCTCTTTTTGAACAGTGGATAGAGATACCCAAAGATATTTCCCATGATGTGCGTTTAAATGATTATGACGTCAAATACTCTGAGATGTTACGGCAATTGAAGGACAAAGGAATTACCGGCGGTGTTTTCGGCGATGTCAGCCGCGGTAATAAATTCGCGCAGATGCACTGGAACCGGGTCGAAGATTTCTGCCGCCCGGTCGGAATAAAACCTTACCGTCCGCTGTGGGACCAGGACCGCGAGGAGATGCTCAGAAATACACTTGATCTTGGTTTCAAACCGATGATTATCGTAGCCGATACGGAGATGGGGCCATCGATGCTGGGAAAAGTTTTAACCCACGACATCCTGGACCAGTTCAAGGAAAGATATGAGAACCTTCCTGATGAGAGCGCTCGGATCTACTATCACACCTTCGTGGTCGACGGTCCGATATTCAAGAAGCGGCTGGAGATAACGGAAAGTGATAAAATAACCGCCGGCCCCATATCATATCTTGACATCAAGAAGTTTGAACTGGTGTAA
- a CDS encoding DOMON domain-containing protein, giving the protein MKLRNLKNSISLLAMIVPFIIALSAMTACGGGPTATTNPPTSQPPTTPAGTMDFPSGKYQSDTLYSDQFRLAYTVASDGIISIGIKARTTGWVAIAIGNPHGQSDVWIGYVSSGQVTLLDTYNASYSGSHPLDTGSSGGTNDLTNVTGSEANGITTIEFKRKLDTGDKNDLPLVAGSNIVMWAIGPADDMFQEHSVLGIATFEIQLNSGH; this is encoded by the coding sequence ATGAAATTAAGAAATTTGAAAAATTCGATATCTCTGCTGGCGATGATCGTTCCTTTTATTATCGCCCTCTCCGCCATGACCGCCTGCGGCGGTGGTCCCACCGCAACTACCAATCCTCCTACTTCTCAGCCACCGACTACTCCTGCCGGTACCATGGATTTCCCTTCCGGCAAATATCAAAGCGATACGCTTTACAGTGATCAATTCAGGCTCGCCTATACGGTGGCCAGTGACGGCATAATCTCGATCGGCATCAAGGCTCGGACCACCGGTTGGGTCGCGATTGCCATCGGCAACCCGCACGGACAATCAGATGTCTGGATCGGTTACGTTAGTTCCGGTCAGGTCACGCTCCTGGACACCTATAACGCAAGTTACAGCGGATCACACCCGCTGGATACGGGATCCTCGGGCGGTACAAATGATCTCACCAATGTTACCGGGAGTGAGGCCAACGGAATCACTACCATCGAATTCAAACGGAAACTGGATACCGGGGACAAAAATGACCTGCCCCTTGTCGCTGGTTCAAATATCGTCATGTGGGCTATCGGACCTGCAGACGATATGTTTCAGGAGCACTCCGTCCTTGGGATAGCGACGTTTGAGATCCAGCTGAACTCGGGGCACTAG
- a CDS encoding DOMON domain-containing protein, translated as MFRGFLPRFLGVICVGVIVLIAGCGTSQQTTQPTSTTPPELDFPAGAYSSVQTYSNSITIAYTVQGDTIKIGLKARTAGWVAIALGTAHGDSDVIIGWVADGQVTIDDTNHASKAGLHQLDINTGGTNDVTTVGGSEINGITTLEFTRKLVTGDTQDLPFVKGNNTITWAIGPTDAITSHHSEIGFATITIP; from the coding sequence ATGTTTCGCGGTTTTTTGCCAAGATTTCTTGGGGTAATCTGCGTTGGTGTCATTGTTTTGATTGCCGGCTGCGGGACTTCTCAGCAAACCACCCAACCTACTTCCACCACTCCCCCGGAACTTGATTTTCCCGCTGGCGCCTACTCCAGCGTTCAGACATACAGTAACTCGATCACCATCGCCTACACGGTCCAGGGCGACACCATCAAGATAGGGCTCAAGGCCAGGACGGCGGGTTGGGTCGCCATCGCTCTCGGCACCGCTCACGGGGATTCCGACGTGATCATCGGATGGGTAGCTGACGGGCAGGTAACCATAGACGACACCAACCACGCCAGCAAAGCCGGATTGCATCAACTGGACATCAACACCGGGGGCACCAACGATGTGACCACGGTCGGCGGCAGCGAGATAAACGGCATCACCACCCTGGAATTTACGCGCAAGCTGGTAACCGGCGACACGCAAGACCTCCCCTTCGTCAAGGGCAACAATACGATCACCTGGGCTATAGGCCCCACCGACGCCATCACCTCCCACCACTCTGAAATTGGATTTGCTACGATTACGATCCCTTAA
- a CDS encoding alpha/beta hydrolase family protein, whose product MGITDPYVYERVSRCSEVPIQSPPGFSKLAVAFPSAAGNGSPMGDVTGVCYLPKSPGRSPLVVLVHGVGDSSTVPCHGLARSLVRAGIASFVIYLPIHSRRLPAGMKERFYQLTIEEWFELYRVSVINIRQALDWAETRADIDSSRMGVAGISFGGYVTGIALGVDDRLKSGAMLLACGNLEKVGFTRSTRRIPRWDVSREFYRASQKSYLDYIDEVDKLGLEQVVPPKSSYSFDPYTFASKIRRKRVFLTNALWDEYFPREAAGEFLEACGCPPHLWLPSGHATAWLFYPLIAKNVLKLFKGSFFDKLSTS is encoded by the coding sequence ATGGGCATTACGGATCCGTATGTTTATGAGCGCGTGTCCCGATGCTCGGAAGTCCCTATCCAAAGTCCGCCAGGTTTTTCAAAACTAGCGGTTGCCTTCCCGTCCGCTGCCGGAAACGGCTCGCCCATGGGAGACGTGACCGGCGTTTGCTACCTGCCCAAATCCCCGGGTAGATCGCCCCTTGTCGTCCTGGTGCATGGTGTCGGTGATTCCAGCACTGTGCCCTGCCATGGTCTGGCCAGGTCGCTCGTCCGCGCCGGCATCGCCAGCTTCGTGATCTACCTGCCGATCCACTCCCGGCGGTTACCCGCGGGCATGAAAGAACGGTTCTATCAACTTACGATCGAAGAATGGTTCGAACTTTACCGTGTTTCGGTGATAAACATCCGGCAAGCCCTCGACTGGGCCGAAACCCGTGCCGACATAGATTCATCGCGAATGGGTGTCGCGGGCATAAGCTTCGGAGGTTACGTCACCGGTATCGCGTTGGGAGTCGACGACCGGCTTAAATCAGGCGCCATGCTGTTGGCCTGCGGCAATTTGGAAAAGGTGGGTTTTACCCGTTCCACCCGCCGCATCCCTCGATGGGATGTAAGCCGGGAGTTTTACCGGGCATCCCAGAAATCGTATCTTGATTACATCGATGAGGTGGACAAATTGGGCCTGGAACAGGTGGTTCCGCCAAAATCCAGCTATTCGTTTGATCCCTATACGTTTGCCTCGAAGATCAGAAGGAAACGGGTCTTTCTGACTAACGCCCTATGGGATGAATATTTCCCCCGTGAAGCGGCCGGTGAGTTCCTGGAGGCTTGCGGCTGCCCGCCCCACCTCTGGCTGCCATCGGGCCACGCCACCGCCTGGTTGTTCTACCCGCTGATCGCCAAAAACGTCCTCAAGCTCTTCAAGGGATCATTTTTCGACAAACTCTCCACCAGCTAA
- a CDS encoding YkvA family protein has protein sequence MKFRQIRDNLKKHIRLYQALYRDKRTPKMAKIFLWLAIGYFFMPIDFIPDFIPVIGHLDDAIIIPGLIFVALRFIPKQLYLEHYREIFKA, from the coding sequence ATGAAATTCAGACAGATCCGGGACAACCTGAAAAAACACATCCGTCTTTACCAGGCGCTCTACCGCGACAAGCGCACGCCGAAAATGGCGAAAATTTTCCTATGGCTGGCTATCGGCTACTTTTTTATGCCCATCGACTTTATCCCGGATTTCATCCCCGTCATCGGACACCTTGATGACGCCATAATCATCCCCGGCCTGATATTCGTAGCCTTGCGGTTTATCCCAAAACAGCTGTACCTTGAACATTACCGGGAAATCTTCAAGGCTTGA
- a CDS encoding arsenate reductase ArsC: MPENTSSKPKRVLFVCVHNSGRSKMAEAFFNRYAHGEAVAESAGTEPGDAVNPVVVAAMKELGFDLSQSLLQALTAEMTRDVARTVTMGCLDDACPLVSGPQEDWALPDPKGKDLAAVRKIRDDIKNRVLALIEDLGIKSGI; the protein is encoded by the coding sequence TTGCCGGAAAATACTAGCTCGAAACCGAAAAGAGTTCTTTTCGTCTGCGTCCACAATTCCGGACGCTCCAAGATGGCTGAGGCGTTTTTCAACCGGTATGCCCACGGTGAGGCGGTGGCGGAGTCGGCGGGCACCGAACCCGGCGATGCGGTGAACCCGGTTGTGGTGGCGGCGATGAAAGAACTCGGATTCGATCTCTCTCAGAGTCTGCTCCAGGCATTGACCGCCGAGATGACCAGAGACGTTGCCAGGACAGTGACAATGGGGTGCCTGGACGACGCTTGCCCGCTGGTGAGCGGTCCCCAGGAAGATTGGGCTTTGCCTGATCCCAAGGGCAAAGACTTGGCTGCAGTCCGTAAAATCCGGGATGACATAAAGAACAGGGTATTGGCTCTTATTGAGGATTTAGGCATTAAGTCTGGTATTTGA
- the phoU gene encoding phosphate signaling complex protein PhoU has product MRTDYERNLKQLQDKVLAMGSMVEKAIILSMDSMKNRDAALANKIIEDDAMINAKRFEIEEECVHLIATQAPMARDLRIIVAVLNIIIDLERIGDHAAGNAKITIMLGDEPPLKPLIDLPRMTEKTADMLHRALDAFVRRDAELARAITKEDDEVDALYDQIFRELLFFMAQDPKTVGRATRLIWAAHNMERSADRVTNICERVVFVVTGRQEEIAGKY; this is encoded by the coding sequence ATGAGAACTGATTACGAACGCAATTTGAAACAGCTCCAGGACAAGGTCCTGGCCATGGGGAGCATGGTCGAAAAAGCCATTATCCTCTCAATGGACTCGATGAAGAACCGGGACGCCGCCCTGGCGAACAAGATTATCGAAGACGATGCGATGATCAACGCCAAGCGGTTTGAAATCGAAGAGGAATGCGTCCATCTTATCGCCACCCAGGCGCCGATGGCGCGCGACCTGAGGATCATTGTCGCCGTCCTCAATATCATCATCGACCTCGAACGCATCGGGGACCATGCCGCCGGCAATGCCAAAATCACGATAATGCTCGGCGACGAGCCGCCGCTCAAACCGCTGATCGATCTGCCCCGGATGACCGAAAAAACCGCCGATATGCTTCACCGGGCGCTCGACGCTTTTGTCAGGCGGGACGCTGAACTCGCCAGGGCGATCACCAAAGAGGACGACGAGGTTGACGCGCTTTATGACCAGATCTTCCGCGAACTGCTCTTTTTCATGGCCCAGGACCCCAAGACCGTCGGGCGGGCAACGAGACTCATCTGGGCGGCGCACAACATGGAGCGGTCGGCGGACAGGGTGACCAACATCTGCGAACGGGTGGTGTTCGTCGTCACCGGCAGGCAGGAAGAAATTGCCGGAAAATACTAG
- a CDS encoding acyl-CoA thioesterase, giving the protein MEHYKLILPEHLNHDGFLFGGNMLKWIDEFAYITANHQFPGNHFVTIALDNVTFHHPVASGEIIRFDCDRSRLGRTSVQYQVRVFGTRRHACPETILFETHITFVNVGGDGLKQPILLPPDSCHPAA; this is encoded by the coding sequence ATGGAACACTACAAGCTGATTCTACCGGAACATCTCAACCACGATGGCTTCCTGTTCGGCGGTAACATGCTTAAGTGGATCGACGAGTTTGCCTACATCACCGCCAATCACCAATTCCCGGGGAACCATTTCGTCACCATTGCCCTCGACAACGTGACTTTTCACCACCCGGTGGCTAGCGGTGAGATCATCCGCTTCGATTGCGACCGTTCCCGGCTGGGAAGAACTTCGGTCCAGTACCAGGTGAGGGTTTTCGGCACCAGGAGGCATGCCTGCCCGGAGACAATCCTGTTCGAGACGCACATCACATTCGTGAATGTGGGCGGCGACGGTTTGAAACAACCAATCCTTTTGCCGCCAGATTCCTGTCATCCGGCCGCCTGA
- the pstB gene encoding phosphate ABC transporter ATP-binding protein PstB — protein MVISEENRIRSSDTFEQTGALEVENLSAWYGKTLAVNNVNMRIKTGAITAIIGPSGCGKSTLIRCLNRMHENSNNGRVTGSVKLDGKDIYDSSVDPVAIRRRIGMVFQKPTPFPTMSIFDNVASGIRLTRLWSRRGQLAEVVEKSLRHAALWDEVKDKLDQSGASLSGGQQQRLCIARALAVEPEIILLDEPCSALDPIATLKIEDLMKILAVDYTIVIVTHNMQQAARVSDMAAFMMIDDKCAGTLVEYDETSKIFTNPRDKRTEDYITGRFG, from the coding sequence ATGGTTATAAGTGAAGAAAACCGGATACGGAGTTCGGACACGTTCGAACAGACAGGCGCGCTTGAAGTTGAAAACCTGAGCGCGTGGTACGGTAAGACGCTGGCGGTCAACAATGTCAACATGAGGATCAAGACCGGGGCAATAACTGCCATCATCGGCCCTTCCGGGTGCGGCAAATCGACTCTCATCCGGTGTTTGAACCGGATGCACGAAAATTCCAATAACGGGCGGGTCACCGGCAGCGTCAAGCTTGACGGAAAGGACATCTACGACTCTTCGGTCGATCCCGTAGCTATCAGGCGGCGCATCGGCATGGTCTTTCAGAAGCCCACACCCTTTCCCACCATGTCTATTTTCGACAACGTCGCCTCGGGAATACGGCTGACCCGTCTCTGGAGCCGCCGCGGCCAACTGGCAGAGGTGGTCGAAAAAAGCCTGCGGCATGCCGCCCTCTGGGACGAAGTCAAGGACAAGCTGGACCAGTCCGGGGCTTCGCTTTCGGGCGGCCAGCAGCAGCGGCTGTGCATCGCCAGGGCGCTCGCTGTCGAACCTGAGATCATCCTACTCGATGAACCGTGCAGCGCCCTGGACCCCATTGCCACGCTCAAGATAGAAGACCTGATGAAGATCCTGGCGGTGGACTACACCATCGTCATCGTCACCCACAACATGCAGCAGGCGGCGCGGGTATCCGACATGGCGGCCTTCATGATGATAGACGACAAGTGCGCCGGGACGCTGGTAGAATACGACGAAACGTCCAAAATATTTACCAATCCGCGCGATAAAAGGACGGAAGACTACATCACCGGGCGGTTCGGCTAA
- the pstA gene encoding phosphate ABC transporter permease PstA: MANFMTRRRLTNRLMIGLSGVAALIGMTLLALILGYTLIHGLSYINLDFLTNAYKPVGEAGGGMRNEIIGTLILVGLGSLIAIPIGLMTGLFLADFGSPRMASAFRFVADVLSGVPSIVVGVFAFAIVVKPMHSYSAFSGGIALAIIMIPIIARTAEEALRLVPISQREAALALGITRWRSVLGVVIPGAMTGIITGIMLGVARIAGETAPLLFTALGNNFGFNGLLKPIGALPLQIYHFALSPFKDQQQQAWAGAFLLIVLVLVVSIIVRWLSRGKKY; this comes from the coding sequence ATGGCTAACTTTATGACCCGGCGCCGCCTCACCAACCGCCTGATGATCGGGCTTTCCGGGGTTGCCGCGCTCATCGGCATGACCCTGCTGGCGCTTATCCTGGGGTACACGCTGATCCACGGCCTCAGCTATATTAACCTCGATTTTTTGACCAACGCCTATAAGCCTGTAGGAGAGGCCGGCGGCGGTATGCGTAACGAGATCATCGGAACCCTGATACTGGTCGGCCTGGGTTCACTGATAGCCATCCCGATCGGGCTGATGACCGGTCTGTTCCTGGCCGATTTCGGCAGCCCGAGGATGGCGTCGGCCTTTCGATTCGTGGCCGATGTCCTGTCAGGCGTGCCGTCGATAGTCGTCGGAGTTTTCGCCTTCGCGATCGTGGTCAAACCGATGCATTCCTATTCGGCTTTCTCCGGCGGCATAGCCCTTGCCATCATCATGATTCCGATCATCGCCCGGACCGCTGAAGAAGCGCTGCGGCTGGTGCCCATTTCCCAGCGGGAGGCGGCCCTGGCCCTGGGCATCACGAGGTGGCGGTCGGTGCTGGGGGTGGTGATACCGGGCGCGATGACGGGCATTATTACCGGCATTATGCTGGGGGTGGCCCGTATAGCCGGAGAAACGGCGCCCCTGCTTTTCACAGCGCTGGGAAACAATTTTGGCTTTAACGGCTTGCTTAAACCTATTGGGGCTTTGCCACTGCAGATCTATCACTTCGCGCTCTCTCCGTTTAAGGACCAGCAGCAGCAGGCGTGGGCCGGCGCGTTTCTTCTCATCGTGCTGGTGCTAGTGGTAAGCATCATCGTCCGCTGGCTCAGCCGCGGCAAGAAATATTAA